The DNA window AATTCCTATAGGAGCTATTTTAATTAAAGATAATATAATTATTGGACAAGGATGGAATCAAACTATAAAAAAAAACGATCCCACTGCCCATGCAGAAATATTAACTTTACAAAAAGCATCTAAAAAATTAAATAATTATCGATTATTACATACAACACTTTATGTAACATTAGAACCTTGCATAATGTGTGTTGGAGCGATTTTACACAGTCGTATTTCTAAATTAATTTATGGTGCGCATAATAAACAAATTAATGCAACAAAAATTTTATTATATCCTAAATTAAATCATCATATAAAAGTTTTTTCTGGTGTTTTAGAAAAAGATTGCTCAGATTTATTAAAAAATTTTTTTCAAGATCGTCGAAAAAAGTAGTTTATATACTATAAATAAATTATTTTTT is part of the Candidatus Tachikawaea gelatinosa genome and encodes:
- the tadA gene encoding tRNA adenosine(34) deaminase TadA, which encodes MKDDEYWMRFAIFNAKKAHKKNEIPIGAILIKDNIIIGQGWNQTIKKNDPTAHAEILTLQKASKKLNNYRLLHTTLYVTLEPCIMCVGAILHSRISKLIYGAHNKQINATKILLYPKLNHHIKVFSGVLEKDCSDLLKNFFQDRRKK